A part of Paraburkholderia azotifigens genomic DNA contains:
- the tnpB gene encoding IS66 family insertion sequence element accessory protein TnpB (TnpB, as the term is used for proteins encoded by IS66 family insertion elements, is considered an accessory protein, since TnpC, encoded by a neighboring gene, is a DDE family transposase.): MIRIDEAWLAVDPLDMRAGFDTALARVVKVFGAAHPHHAYLFANRRANRLKVLIHDGIGIWLASRRLNEGQFVWPHSGSEPKHHALTQEQLAGLVVGLPWQRIGPNGVIRVV; encoded by the coding sequence GTGATCCGCATCGATGAGGCGTGGCTGGCGGTCGATCCGCTGGACATGCGCGCCGGCTTCGATACGGCACTGGCGCGTGTCGTCAAGGTATTTGGTGCTGCGCATCCGCACCATGCTTACCTGTTCGCCAACCGGCGGGCCAACCGCCTGAAGGTGCTGATCCACGACGGTATCGGCATCTGGCTGGCATCGCGACGGCTGAACGAGGGGCAGTTCGTGTGGCCTCACTCTGGTAGCGAACCGAAGCATCATGCGCTCACGCAGGAACAACTCGCAGGTCTTGTGGTGGGCTTGCCGTGGCAGCGTATCGGCCCGAACGGTGTGATCCGCGTCGTATGA